In Xanthomonas sacchari, a genomic segment contains:
- a CDS encoding DUF3999 domain-containing protein: protein MIRRALFPLWLAWLPLCAFAASQRDDYAQQWPLTLQDVDAGAYRVQLDDAVYRSAQRASLGDVEVFNAAGDPLPAALFAAEQAETAPRRQPLPWFALPAATDGRAPDLELIAERDRDGSVRRIQTRVAGGGPDSGAAGWLVDASALHAPLRALSLQWAAAAQPQQARYRVEGSDDLRDWEVLVADATLVDLANQGHRLQQLRIPIGRAVRYLRLLPLAGASAPPLTGVEAELAPAPVAADWHWQQLDATSTDPAQHAYAFVSPGRYPVTRVDVALPGNNAIEWRVQSRDSAEAPWRDRAGPWLAYQVGGGSRSPPQALTAPVRDRYWRLLAAQDPGRQRPALRLGYQPETLVFLAQGAPPYALAAGSARTQRAQAPLAAALQALHAQRGPQWAPASASLGAAQPLAGAAALQAPPPPRDWKTWLLWALLIGGALLVVGFALSLLRKPGAADGAS from the coding sequence CGCCTATCGCGTGCAGCTCGACGATGCGGTCTACCGCAGCGCGCAGCGCGCCTCGCTGGGCGACGTGGAGGTGTTCAACGCGGCGGGCGATCCGCTGCCGGCCGCGCTGTTCGCCGCCGAACAGGCCGAGACCGCGCCGCGCCGGCAACCGTTGCCGTGGTTTGCGCTGCCGGCGGCGACCGACGGACGTGCGCCGGACCTGGAGCTGATCGCCGAACGCGACCGCGACGGCAGCGTGCGCCGGATCCAGACCCGCGTGGCCGGCGGTGGCCCCGACAGCGGCGCGGCCGGCTGGCTGGTCGATGCCAGCGCGCTGCATGCGCCGCTGCGCGCGCTGTCGCTGCAATGGGCCGCCGCCGCGCAGCCGCAGCAGGCCCGCTACCGGGTCGAAGGCAGCGACGATCTGCGCGACTGGGAGGTGCTGGTGGCGGATGCGACCCTGGTCGACCTGGCCAACCAGGGGCACCGGCTGCAGCAGTTGCGCATCCCCATCGGTCGCGCGGTGCGCTATCTGCGCCTGTTGCCGCTGGCCGGCGCCAGCGCGCCGCCGCTGACCGGGGTGGAGGCCGAACTGGCGCCGGCGCCGGTCGCTGCCGATTGGCATTGGCAGCAACTGGATGCGACGAGCACCGATCCCGCGCAGCATGCCTATGCCTTCGTTTCGCCGGGGCGCTATCCGGTGACGCGCGTCGACGTCGCCTTACCCGGCAACAACGCCATCGAGTGGCGCGTGCAGAGCCGCGACAGCGCCGAGGCGCCGTGGCGGGACCGCGCCGGGCCGTGGCTGGCCTACCAGGTCGGTGGCGGCAGCCGCTCGCCGCCGCAGGCGCTGACCGCGCCGGTGCGCGATCGCTACTGGCGGCTGCTCGCGGCGCAGGACCCTGGCCGGCAGCGCCCGGCGCTGCGCCTGGGCTACCAGCCGGAGACGCTGGTGTTCCTCGCCCAGGGCGCGCCGCCCTATGCGCTGGCCGCCGGCAGTGCGCGCACCCAGCGGGCGCAGGCGCCGCTGGCCGCCGCCTTGCAGGCCCTGCACGCCCAGCGCGGGCCGCAGTGGGCGCCGGCCAGCGCCAGCCTCGGTGCGGCGCAGCCGCTGGCCGGCGCGGCGGCCTTGCAGGCGCCGCCGCCGCCGCGCGACTGGAAGACCTGGCTGCTGTGGGCGCTGCTGATCGGCGGCGCGCTGCTGGTGGTCGGGTTCGCGCTCAGCCTGCTGCGCAAACCCGGCGCCGCCGACGGCGCGAGCTGA
- a CDS encoding phosphoglycerate kinase, whose product MSILRMTDLDLSGKRVLIRQDLNVPIDNGLITSEQRILASVPTLKHALAQGAAVMVTSHLGRPKEGVWTQEDSLEPVAIRLAALLGVDVPLVRDWVDGVEVQPGQIVLLENCRMNVGEGKDDEALAKKYAALCDVFVMDAFGTAHRAQASTHGVIKFAPVAAGGPLLMAELDALAKALEHPAKPLLAIVAGSKVSTKLELLSNLVNKVDQLIVGGGIANTFIAAAGHAVGKSLCEPDLLETARKIVADANARGAAIPLPSDVVVAKQFMPDAEATVKAVTDVADDDLILDIGPQTAAHYAELIAKAGTVVWNGPVGVFEFDAFGKGTETLARAIAASPAFSIAGGGDTLAAVDKYGIAEQVSYISTGGGAFLEFLEGKTLPAVAALQARGA is encoded by the coding sequence ATGTCCATCCTGCGAATGACCGATCTCGACCTGTCCGGCAAGCGCGTGCTGATCCGGCAAGACCTGAATGTGCCGATCGACAATGGCCTGATCACCTCCGAGCAACGCATCCTGGCCTCGGTGCCGACGCTCAAGCACGCGCTGGCGCAGGGCGCGGCGGTGATGGTGACCTCGCACCTGGGCCGGCCCAAGGAAGGCGTGTGGACCCAGGAGGACTCGCTGGAGCCGGTGGCGATCCGCCTGGCCGCGCTGCTCGGCGTCGACGTGCCGCTGGTCCGCGACTGGGTCGACGGCGTGGAGGTGCAGCCGGGGCAGATCGTGCTGCTGGAGAACTGCCGCATGAACGTCGGCGAGGGCAAGGACGACGAGGCGCTGGCGAAGAAGTACGCGGCGCTGTGCGACGTGTTCGTGATGGACGCCTTCGGCACCGCGCACCGCGCGCAGGCCTCCACTCACGGCGTGATCAAGTTCGCGCCAGTGGCCGCCGGCGGCCCGCTGCTGATGGCCGAGCTGGACGCGCTGGCCAAGGCGCTGGAGCACCCGGCCAAGCCGTTGCTGGCGATCGTCGCCGGCAGCAAGGTCTCGACCAAGCTGGAGCTGCTGTCCAACCTGGTGAACAAGGTCGACCAGCTGATCGTCGGCGGCGGCATCGCCAATACCTTCATCGCCGCGGCCGGGCACGCGGTGGGCAAGTCGCTGTGCGAGCCGGACCTGCTGGAGACCGCGCGCAAGATCGTCGCCGACGCCAACGCGCGCGGCGCGGCGATTCCGCTGCCCAGCGACGTGGTGGTGGCCAAGCAGTTCATGCCCGATGCCGAGGCCACGGTGAAGGCGGTCACCGACGTCGCCGACGACGACCTGATCCTGGACATCGGCCCGCAGACCGCCGCGCACTACGCCGAGCTGATCGCCAAGGCCGGCACGGTGGTCTGGAACGGCCCGGTCGGCGTGTTCGAGTTCGACGCCTTCGGCAAGGGCACCGAGACCCTGGCGCGGGCGATCGCCGCGTCGCCGGCGTTCTCCATCGCCGGCGGCGGCGACACCCTGGCGGCGGTCGACAAGTACGGCATCGCCGAGCAGGTCAGCTACATCTCGACCGGCGGTGGCGCGTTCCTGGAGTTCTTGGAAGGCAAGACCCTGCCGGCGGTGGCCGCACTGCAGGCGCGCGGCGCGTGA
- a CDS encoding HAD-IA family hydrolase, with protein sequence MSAADVLFFDLDGTLVDSEAGIVGSLRHAFAKVGRPEPDAQQLRVWIGPPLRDSFNAHFHGDAALIEQVLAEYRMRYDQQGWREHTVFPDIGAAVDALSAAGHRLAVVTSKNERFARRIVEHLPFGGRFEEVVGASDDGARRAKPDLIAEALRRLGVAPAQCRMIGDRRMDIDGARHHGMRSIGVLWGFGDAEELRQAGADVLAQTPAQLPALVAA encoded by the coding sequence GTGAGCGCCGCCGACGTCCTGTTCTTCGACCTGGACGGCACCCTGGTCGATTCCGAGGCCGGCATCGTCGGCAGCCTGCGCCATGCCTTCGCCAAGGTGGGGCGTCCCGAGCCGGATGCGCAGCAGTTGCGTGTCTGGATCGGGCCCCCGCTGCGCGACAGCTTCAACGCCCACTTCCACGGCGATGCAGCGCTGATCGAGCAGGTGCTGGCCGAGTACCGGATGCGCTACGACCAGCAGGGCTGGCGCGAGCACACGGTGTTCCCGGACATCGGTGCGGCGGTGGACGCCCTGTCCGCGGCCGGCCACCGGCTGGCGGTGGTGACCTCGAAGAACGAACGCTTCGCGCGCCGCATCGTCGAGCACTTGCCGTTCGGCGGCCGCTTCGAGGAGGTGGTCGGCGCCAGCGACGACGGCGCGCGCCGGGCGAAGCCGGACCTGATCGCCGAGGCGCTGCGGCGGCTCGGCGTGGCGCCGGCGCAGTGCCGCATGATCGGCGACCGGCGCATGGACATCGACGGCGCCCGCCACCACGGCATGCGCAGCATCGGCGTGCTGTGGGGCTTCGGCGACGCCGAGGAACTGCGCCAGGCCGGCGCCGATGTCCTGGCGCAGACACCGGCGCAGTTGCCGGCGCTCGTCGCGGCCTGA
- the pyk gene encoding pyruvate kinase — MIERQRRTKILATLGPATDPPGVLEDLFRAGVNVVRLNFSHGDPSGQAKRAAEVRAAAARVGAEIGILADLPGPKIRIERFAQGKVSLKLGDRFDLIADPNAAPGDASQVGVSYLGLPQDVAPGDVLLLDDGLMQLKVVEVQGERIVTSVLNDGVLSDRKGLNKQGGGLSLGALTERDKELIGIVAKIGVDFIAVSFCRNAEDMNEARRIARAHGCDAALVSKIERTEAIENLSEIVEASDVVMVARGDLGVEIGDAELPGLQKKIIKESLAQNKVVITATQMLQSMVESPIPTRAEVLDVANSVIDGTDAVMLSAESAAGAYPIRAVEAMARICLGAERQFETETDFGMAPRNLERADQAIAMATMFLSQHVGVRAIVAMTESGGTPRYLSRFRAKAPIFAVTRHDGARRHMAMMRDVFPINFDSRGLTPREAARGAIRVLVEAGLLAPGDRVVFTSGEHMETHGATNTLRLLEVGPDGRASGLGEL, encoded by the coding sequence ATGATCGAACGCCAGCGCCGCACCAAGATTCTCGCCACCCTCGGTCCGGCCACCGACCCGCCCGGCGTGCTCGAGGATCTGTTCCGCGCCGGCGTCAACGTGGTGCGGTTGAACTTCAGCCACGGCGATCCGTCCGGCCAGGCCAAGCGCGCCGCCGAAGTGCGCGCCGCCGCGGCCCGCGTCGGCGCCGAGATCGGCATCCTCGCCGACCTGCCGGGCCCGAAGATCCGCATCGAGCGCTTCGCCCAGGGCAAGGTCTCGCTCAAGCTCGGCGATCGCTTCGACCTGATTGCCGATCCCAATGCCGCGCCGGGCGACGCCAGCCAGGTCGGGGTCAGCTACCTGGGCCTGCCGCAGGACGTGGCGCCGGGCGACGTGCTGCTGCTGGACGACGGCCTGATGCAGCTGAAGGTGGTCGAGGTGCAGGGCGAGCGCATCGTCACCAGCGTGCTCAACGACGGCGTGCTGTCCGACCGCAAGGGCCTGAACAAGCAGGGCGGCGGCCTGTCGCTGGGCGCGCTGACCGAGCGCGACAAGGAACTGATCGGCATCGTCGCCAAGATCGGCGTCGACTTCATCGCGGTGTCGTTCTGCCGCAACGCCGAGGACATGAACGAGGCGCGGCGCATCGCCCGCGCGCACGGCTGCGACGCGGCGCTGGTGTCCAAGATCGAGCGCACCGAGGCGATCGAGAACCTGAGCGAGATCGTCGAGGCCTCCGACGTGGTGATGGTCGCGCGCGGCGACCTGGGCGTGGAGATCGGCGACGCCGAGCTGCCCGGCCTGCAGAAGAAGATCATAAAGGAATCGCTGGCGCAGAACAAAGTGGTGATCACCGCCACGCAGATGCTGCAGTCGATGGTGGAAAGCCCGATCCCGACCCGCGCCGAGGTGCTGGACGTGGCCAACTCGGTGATCGACGGCACCGACGCGGTGATGCTGTCGGCCGAGAGCGCCGCCGGCGCCTATCCGATCCGCGCGGTCGAGGCGATGGCGCGCATCTGCCTGGGCGCCGAACGCCAGTTCGAGACCGAGACCGACTTCGGCATGGCCCCGCGCAACCTCGAGCGCGCCGACCAGGCCATCGCCATGGCGACGATGTTCCTGTCCCAGCACGTGGGCGTGCGCGCGATCGTGGCGATGACCGAATCCGGCGGCACCCCGCGCTACCTGTCGCGCTTCCGCGCCAAGGCGCCGATCTTCGCGGTGACCCGCCACGACGGCGCGCGCCGGCACATGGCGATGATGCGCGACGTGTTCCCGATCAACTTCGACAGCCGCGGCCTGACCCCGCGCGAGGCCGCGCGCGGCGCGATTCGCGTGCTGGTCGAGGCCGGCCTGCTGGCGCCGGGCGACCGCGTGGTGTTCACCAGCGGCGAGCACATGGAAACCCACGGCGCGACCAATACCCTGCGCCTGCTCGAGGTCGGCCCGGATGGCCGCGCCAGCGGCCTGGGCGAACTCTGA
- a CDS encoding HD-GYP domain-containing protein, with protein sequence MTSTRAHAELGLELPERPGTHCLEHLIQASATRELVVTEDIRDRRGILLVAKGQRINAGLRERLIARRLLRPLESSLAFCEELRPSEVQLAAQRELDEHPHLRQLLGDELPPVMAALARARTLGAPGTLLTTLGQTRPVAFSHAVRVAMLVAWLAALLSRSDAAMREAAEVGLLHDLGEMYVDPAVLEIPEAQQDFAQWRMRCVHPVISAALLGESGVYSAQQAAAAREHHERIDGSGYPVGASVLSPLGRLISCAEAMDGLFERERGHAQALARMRIALRVVPGQFPRDVVDLMTERLRDCALEQAPAHDPQHLREVVAALLDGLERARDEALRLQRDGDLREDERAALQHLLLLIVGYIMAIHDSGAGKMVEQLPWLIAAPEAAEEVDRICCELRWQLPGLRHHAALLAHRRARSAEDWRSLLDALDIALPAAPGAPAQAPAADAAPLQTAQVDAPAQCDAVTETLG encoded by the coding sequence ATGACTTCCACGCGCGCGCACGCCGAACTCGGGCTTGAACTGCCCGAGCGCCCCGGCACGCATTGCCTTGAACACCTGATCCAGGCCTCGGCCACGCGCGAGCTGGTGGTTACCGAGGACATCCGCGACCGCCGCGGCATCCTGCTCGTCGCCAAGGGCCAGCGCATCAATGCCGGGCTGCGCGAGCGGCTGATCGCGCGGCGGCTGCTGCGTCCGCTGGAATCCTCGCTGGCGTTCTGCGAGGAACTGCGCCCGAGCGAAGTGCAACTGGCCGCGCAGCGCGAACTGGACGAACACCCGCACCTGCGGCAGCTGCTGGGCGACGAACTGCCGCCGGTGATGGCTGCGCTGGCCCGCGCCCGCACGCTGGGAGCGCCGGGCACCTTGCTGACCACCCTCGGCCAGACCCGGCCGGTCGCGTTCTCGCATGCGGTGCGGGTGGCGATGCTGGTGGCGTGGCTGGCGGCGCTGCTGTCGCGGTCGGACGCGGCGATGCGCGAGGCCGCGGAAGTCGGCTTGCTGCACGATCTCGGCGAGATGTACGTGGATCCGGCGGTGCTGGAGATTCCGGAGGCGCAGCAGGACTTCGCGCAGTGGCGCATGCGCTGCGTGCATCCGGTGATCAGCGCCGCGCTGCTGGGCGAATCCGGCGTGTACTCGGCGCAGCAGGCCGCCGCCGCACGCGAGCACCACGAACGCATCGACGGCTCCGGCTATCCGGTCGGCGCGTCGGTCCTGTCGCCCTTGGGGCGGCTGATCTCCTGCGCCGAAGCGATGGACGGGTTGTTCGAGCGCGAGCGCGGCCATGCGCAGGCGCTGGCGCGGATGCGCATCGCGCTGCGCGTGGTGCCCGGGCAGTTCCCGCGCGACGTGGTCGACCTGATGACCGAGCGCCTGCGCGACTGCGCGCTGGAACAGGCGCCGGCGCACGATCCGCAGCACCTGCGCGAAGTGGTGGCGGCCTTGCTCGACGGCCTGGAGCGGGCGCGCGACGAAGCCTTGCGCCTGCAGCGCGACGGCGACCTGCGCGAGGACGAGCGCGCGGCCCTGCAGCATCTGTTGCTGCTGATCGTGGGCTACATCATGGCCATCCACGATTCCGGCGCCGGCAAGATGGTCGAGCAATTGCCGTGGCTGATCGCCGCGCCGGAAGCGGCCGAGGAGGTCGATCGCATCTGCTGCGAGCTGCGCTGGCAGTTGCCGGGGTTGCGCCACCACGCCGCGTTGCTCGCGCATCGCCGCGCGCGCAGCGCCGAGGACTGGCGGTCCTTGCTCGACGCGCTCGACATCGCCCTGCCGGCGGCGCCGGGCGCGCCGGCGCAGGCACCGGCGGCGGACGCTGCGCCGCTGCAGACGGCGCAGGTCGACGCGCCGGCGCAGTGTGACGCAGTGACGGAGACGCTTGGCTGA
- a CDS encoding class I fructose-bisphosphate aldolase, giving the protein MSIEQLAETAQAMVAPGKGIIAIDESTSTIAKRFAGVGIENVEENRRAYRELLLTTPKLSDHISGAILYDETIRQKTKDGVPFAKYMAEHGIIPGIKVDKGTHPLAGMPGELITEGLDGLRARLEEYYKLGARFAKWRAVITIGEDIPSGVCIETNAHALARYAALCQEQGLVPMVEPEVLMDGDHDIETCYEVTEATLRSLFGALYEQNVVLEGTILKASMVIAGKDCDEQASVEEVAESTVMCLKSTVPAILPGIVFLSGGQTDEQSTAHLNAMNQLGNLPWPLSFSYGRAMQQAALKLWAQDMKGNFAKAQQVVYERAKENGLAALGKWQG; this is encoded by the coding sequence ATGAGCATCGAACAGCTTGCCGAAACCGCACAGGCAATGGTCGCCCCGGGCAAGGGCATCATCGCGATCGACGAATCCACCAGCACGATCGCCAAGCGCTTCGCCGGCGTGGGCATCGAGAATGTCGAAGAGAACCGCCGTGCCTACCGCGAGCTGCTGCTGACCACGCCGAAGCTGAGCGACCACATCTCCGGCGCGATCCTGTACGACGAGACCATCCGCCAGAAGACCAAGGACGGCGTGCCGTTCGCCAAGTACATGGCCGAGCACGGCATCATCCCCGGCATCAAGGTCGACAAGGGCACGCATCCGCTGGCCGGCATGCCGGGCGAGCTGATCACCGAGGGCCTGGACGGCCTGCGCGCGCGCCTGGAGGAGTATTACAAGCTCGGCGCGCGCTTCGCCAAGTGGCGCGCGGTCATCACCATCGGCGAGGACATCCCGTCCGGCGTGTGCATCGAGACCAACGCGCATGCGCTGGCCCGCTACGCCGCGCTGTGCCAGGAACAGGGCCTGGTGCCGATGGTTGAGCCGGAAGTGCTGATGGACGGCGACCACGACATCGAGACCTGCTACGAGGTCACCGAAGCCACGCTGCGTTCGCTGTTCGGCGCGCTGTACGAGCAGAACGTGGTCCTGGAAGGCACCATCCTCAAGGCCTCGATGGTCATCGCCGGCAAGGACTGCGACGAGCAGGCCAGCGTCGAGGAAGTGGCCGAGTCCACCGTGATGTGCCTCAAGAGCACCGTGCCGGCGATCCTGCCGGGCATCGTGTTCCTGTCCGGCGGCCAGACCGACGAGCAGTCCACCGCGCACCTCAACGCGATGAACCAGCTCGGCAACCTGCCGTGGCCGCTGAGCTTCTCCTACGGCCGCGCCATGCAGCAGGCCGCACTGAAGCTGTGGGCGCAGGACATGAAGGGCAATTTCGCCAAGGCGCAGCAGGTGGTGTACGAGCGCGCCAAGGAAAACGGCCTGGCCGCGCTGGGCAAGTGGCAGGGCTGA
- a CDS encoding response regulator transcription factor, with the protein MSEVILLEDEPVLREELGEFLQDLGYVAVCVDSIAGFRARFDPARHAMAVIDVGLPDGSGLDLVRDLRRAGHRLGIVVFSARNTASDRIGGLEVGADHYLGKGIDLDELAATLAALGRRLALPPPAARWVLELAAARLNVPNAPPVPLSHQDLLVLACLMRQAGESVGHREIAEALGVNFLEYDRRRLDTQMYRLRRRVEEISGRPLPVKTLRNSGYRFHAPAALAP; encoded by the coding sequence ATGTCCGAGGTGATCCTGCTCGAGGACGAACCGGTGCTGCGCGAGGAACTCGGCGAATTCCTGCAGGATCTGGGTTACGTCGCCGTCTGCGTGGACAGCATCGCGGGCTTCCGGGCGCGGTTCGACCCGGCGCGCCACGCCATGGCCGTGATCGACGTGGGCCTTCCCGACGGCAGCGGTCTGGACCTGGTCCGCGACCTGCGACGCGCCGGCCATCGCCTGGGCATCGTGGTGTTCAGCGCGCGCAATACCGCCAGCGACCGCATCGGCGGCCTGGAAGTCGGCGCGGACCACTACCTGGGCAAGGGCATCGACCTGGACGAACTGGCCGCGACCCTGGCCGCGCTCGGCCGCCGTTTGGCGCTGCCGCCGCCGGCCGCGCGCTGGGTCCTGGAACTGGCCGCCGCACGCCTGAACGTTCCCAACGCGCCGCCGGTGCCGCTCTCGCACCAGGATCTGCTGGTGCTGGCCTGCCTGATGCGCCAGGCCGGCGAGAGCGTGGGCCACCGCGAGATCGCCGAGGCCCTGGGGGTGAACTTCCTCGAGTACGACCGGCGCCGGCTGGACACGCAGATGTACCGGCTGCGGCGCCGCGTGGAAGAGATCAGCGGACGCCCGCTACCGGTCAAGACCCTGCGCAACAGCGGCTATCGCTTCCACGCGCCCGCCGCGCTGGCGCCCTGA
- a CDS encoding sensor histidine kinase, giving the protein MMAQWWRWLVGAWLVAALGVGLAAAAAESPAAALPLSAAHHDASGYLQRLDDPHGRLDAAQVAAAAGWTRLPAGVNAGFADGPVWLRLPVHVESVPPGGWMLRLSNALLDDVQAYVRPDGGAWRALGHSGERVPRRDWPVDYRSPVFQFAPAHPGDYEVLIRLRSKNALVTRVDVWQRLPFDNQSRREGLQFGLYFGFYLLLLCLHVVFWLATRARMSGLFVAYLGGCVFNEAMSIGLVQQVTGMPMAWSDSLLGISIACSLPVGFQVASRQLNLRAFYPRLVRWGTRLLWSVALACAVFVLAGHYAWGMQPVQSLGLLEILLLAGLGLRLLWRRYRPARFFVLAFFPFYFGVMLGFLRNLGFVPVNAWTQYVTTFGTMLHMMLLSVFLIGRYERQRRQRERRHAAAAVELARRHGLALEREVALRTAELRNEIARRQALENDLRASLQTERKVRQEQRDFVAMVSHEFRTPLAVIMASAQQLARKLDAPPERNRVRCGNIRDAAQRLLALVDEYLADDRMGEAASELRLQPCALRVLLDDLCRDFPPQRVVCESFVDDDGLLTDIGLLRVAVRNLLANADRHCPADMSIRVRVRGSAEGLRLEVANPGERIAPAERERLFQKYYRGENARHAPGAGLGLYLVRRIAERLGGWVGLARQAPDESVCFVLLLPRHPDGQRALSRRPPPADA; this is encoded by the coding sequence ATGATGGCGCAATGGTGGCGCTGGCTGGTGGGCGCATGGCTGGTGGCGGCGCTTGGCGTGGGCCTGGCCGCCGCCGCGGCGGAATCCCCGGCCGCGGCGCTGCCGTTGAGCGCCGCGCATCACGATGCGAGCGGGTACCTGCAGCGCCTGGACGATCCGCACGGCCGACTGGATGCCGCGCAGGTCGCCGCCGCGGCCGGCTGGACCCGGCTGCCCGCCGGCGTCAACGCGGGATTCGCCGACGGTCCCGTATGGCTGCGCCTGCCTGTTCATGTCGAAAGTGTACCGCCCGGTGGCTGGATGTTGCGATTGAGCAACGCCTTGCTCGACGACGTGCAGGCCTACGTGCGCCCCGACGGCGGTGCCTGGCGCGCGCTGGGACACAGCGGCGAACGCGTTCCGCGGCGCGACTGGCCGGTGGACTACCGCAGTCCGGTCTTCCAGTTCGCGCCCGCGCATCCGGGCGACTACGAGGTGCTGATCCGGTTGCGCAGCAAGAACGCGCTGGTCACTCGCGTGGACGTCTGGCAACGGCTGCCGTTCGACAATCAGTCGCGGCGGGAGGGCCTGCAGTTCGGCCTGTATTTCGGCTTCTATCTGCTGCTGCTGTGCCTGCACGTGGTGTTCTGGCTGGCCACGCGCGCGCGCATGAGCGGCCTGTTCGTGGCCTATCTCGGCGGCTGCGTGTTCAACGAAGCGATGTCGATCGGCCTGGTGCAGCAGGTCACCGGCATGCCGATGGCCTGGAGCGACAGTCTGCTGGGCATCAGCATCGCCTGCAGTCTGCCGGTGGGGTTCCAGGTCGCCAGCCGGCAGTTGAACCTGCGCGCCTTTTATCCGCGTCTGGTGCGTTGGGGCACGCGGCTGCTGTGGTCGGTCGCGCTCGCTTGCGCCGTGTTCGTACTCGCCGGCCACTATGCCTGGGGCATGCAGCCGGTGCAGTCGCTGGGCCTGCTGGAGATCCTGCTGCTGGCGGGACTGGGGCTGCGCCTGCTGTGGCGCCGCTATCGGCCGGCGCGGTTCTTCGTGCTCGCGTTCTTTCCGTTCTATTTCGGCGTGATGCTGGGATTCCTGCGCAACCTCGGCTTCGTCCCGGTCAATGCGTGGACCCAGTACGTCACCACGTTCGGCACCATGCTGCACATGATGCTGCTGAGCGTCTTCCTCATCGGCCGGTACGAGCGGCAGCGCCGCCAGCGCGAACGGCGGCACGCCGCTGCCGCGGTGGAACTGGCGCGCAGGCATGGCCTGGCGCTGGAGCGCGAGGTGGCGCTGCGCACGGCAGAGCTGCGCAACGAAATCGCCAGGCGGCAGGCGCTGGAAAACGACCTGCGCGCTTCGCTGCAGACCGAGCGCAAGGTCAGGCAGGAACAACGCGATTTCGTGGCGATGGTGTCGCACGAGTTCCGTACGCCATTGGCCGTGATCATGGCTTCGGCGCAACAGCTGGCGCGCAAGCTGGACGCGCCGCCGGAACGCAATCGCGTGCGCTGCGGCAACATCCGCGACGCGGCGCAGCGGCTGCTGGCGTTGGTGGACGAGTATCTCGCCGACGACCGCATGGGCGAGGCGGCCTCGGAACTGCGATTGCAGCCGTGTGCCCTGCGCGTGCTGCTTGACGACCTGTGCCGGGACTTCCCGCCGCAGCGCGTGGTTTGCGAGAGTTTCGTCGACGACGACGGCCTGCTCACCGACATCGGCCTGTTGCGCGTGGCCGTGCGCAACCTGCTCGCCAATGCCGACCGCCATTGCCCGGCGGACATGTCGATCCGCGTGCGCGTGCGCGGCAGCGCCGAAGGCCTGCGCCTGGAGGTCGCCAATCCGGGCGAACGCATCGCGCCGGCCGAGCGCGAACGCCTGTTCCAGAAGTACTACCGTGGCGAGAACGCGCGGCATGCGCCGGGCGCGGGGCTGGGCCTGTATCTGGTCCGGCGGATCGCCGAGCGTCTCGGTGGCTGGGTGGGGCTGGCCAGGCAGGCGCCGGACGAATCGGTCTGCTTCGTGTTGCTGCTGCCGCGGCACCCGGATGGACAGCGCGCGTTGTCGCGCCGGCCGCCGCCAGCGGATGCCTGA